The genomic stretch GCGGGCGCGGCAGCGCAGACACCGAAACCCGGGCTGAAGCGCCATCTAGCGGCGCCCGCGCGGCGCCCCCATTGTTTCTCCGAGGGCGGAGATCCCGCCCGGACCCCCGTTGGGGTACCATTTACAGGGATAAAAGGGGCTGAGGATGGAGGGGGGCAGAGATCGCGAGAACACAAGCTGGGAGAACGTGAGAGGTTACGAGCTGCAGGGGAAATTATTTCTGAAGGACGACTTTACGTCCGGGTATAGGAGGGTTGGCACATTCCCCGGAGGGAAAGAATGGGGCTTTTAAGGGGAGAGGGTCCTAAAGCCGAGGCAAGGTTTTCGTAGTCTGGGTGTAAGGGATGCGAAGCTCAGTGCTTCTCAATCTCTGGTCCCCGGGTTCCTGCCTCCACCCCCCTTAGCGCCCTGCCACCAGCGTATTTCCTAGGGAGCAGTGGCCTGGGGGCGGGGCTCCGTCGTCTCCtttattgctttataaaataCAACTCGCGCAGCCTAGAGCGATCTGGCCGCTTGCCCCGCCACCGTGCCGCGGGGAGGAGCTCCCCGAATCTTCCCGCGAAGCAGGGCCTCCTCCTTCACTACTAGATCCCGGAGGCCTGGGCGGGGTCACACAGGCGGGGCCCGGGGAGGGGGCTAAAGCCAGAGGCGgggtgtgagtgggtgtgtgcaGGGGGGGCGGGGGCCTGATGCAATCCCGATAAGAAATGCTCGAGTGTCTCGGGCACCCACCCGCCGCGAGGGTTAGACGCACTATATAAGACCGCCAGCCTCTAGCTGCCGCGCCGTCGGAGCAGCAGCGCAGCTCACCCAGAGCGCACGGCTTGCCGCGGCCAACCCCACACCTCGCCACGCACAGCCCCGCAGCGTGTCCCTGCTGCCGCTCAGCCTCTCGCAGCCCTGCCTCCCGAACTGCGCTCGGAGCCGGAGAGAGGTGCCATGCGGAGCTGGTGCGCTGTGGCCCGTGCCCTGGTCGTGGCTGGCCTCTGGCTGGCCTCAGCCGGGGGCCCCCTAGCTCTGTCGGACGCTGGGCCGCACGTGCACTACGGCTGGGGCGAGTCCATCCGCCTGAGGCACCTGTACACCGCCGGCCCCCACGGCCCCTCCAGCTGCTTCCTGCGCATCCGCGCCGATGGCGCAGTGGACTGCGCGCGGGGCCAGAGCGTGCACAGTGAGTGCCCGCTGGGTCTCCCTCTTGTCCAGCGCCCCTTCCCTTAACTTCCTTCGACTCCTTCGGCTCTCCACTCCCCAAAACGCCAGGTTTTGGCACATCAGAGTTCTGCTCCCTCCCTGGGTACCTAGACAGCGAGAGGAACTGGGGGAGGGGGTCACGGGTGCGCGAACCTTCCGCAGTCATGCGTTACCCTCCCCTGACCCCCCTTTGGCTTCCGCGTACCCCTCACTCCCGGGAACCCCAGGTTTGGGCACCTCGGCGTTCCATTCCCTCTCCCCGAGACCCCAGGCGCGCGACGAGCGGGGGGAgtgcggggcggggcggggtggggggcacggGCTGGTGCACGGACCGAATCTACGGGCCCCGCGGGTCCTGCCTGAAGCTTTTTGCTTCCCTCGAACCAGGTTTGGTGGAAATCCGGGCAGTCGCCCTTCGGAACGTGGCCATCAAGGGCGTGCAGAGCGTCCGGTACCTCTGCATGGGAGCCGACGGCAGGCTGCTAGGGCTGGTAGGTGTGACCACCGGAAGGGATGCGCTGGCGCGCGGGACATAAGCCTGTCCCCAGGGGCCTGCAGGGGAGGGTGACGCCCTGGACCGAATCCAGAGTTCCCTGGCTTCCTCTGCTCTGGTGGATTAAACGACTTTTTTCTACGGAGGTAGCGGGTGGATGGAGAATGGGTGAGAGCCtcctttgcatttccaaatgAGCCAAAGGCCGGCCCATCGGACAAGGAAATCCATTACTTGGGTCTCTCTGATATTAAACAGGAAAACCTACCTCGGGCTTTCTCAGCCTGGGCCTGTTCTTGGGTGGTCCTcgcctcccttcccctccccgcaGTActaaaaaacaggaaagaaagaaagagggtaGACCCACGActtggatctttttttttaacgttaAGTCTTAAAACAAGTCAGCAAAAAAAGTCACTTTTGGGaatgtagaaaaatgttttaatttttgtctacTAGAAAAACTTTTTTTGCAGGCGCGTCAGAATAATCCAGTGCGTTCTCATCCTCGTGTCCTGCTCACCTGTACTGCAG from Rhinolophus ferrumequinum isolate MPI-CBG mRhiFer1 chromosome 11, mRhiFer1_v1.p, whole genome shotgun sequence encodes the following:
- the FGF19 gene encoding fibroblast growth factor 19; the encoded protein is MRSWCAVARALVVAGLWLASAGGPLALSDAGPHVHYGWGESIRLRHLYTAGPHGPSSCFLRIRADGAVDCARGQSVHSLVEIRAVALRNVAIKGVQSVRYLCMGADGRLLGLPQYSAEDCAFEEEMRPDGYNVYWSKKHQLPVSLSSARQRQLYKDRGFLPLSHFLPMLPRSPMEPENLEDHLESDTFSSPLETDSMDPFGIANKLRLVESPSFQK